A stretch of DNA from Coccidioides posadasii str. Silveira chromosome 1, complete sequence:
GAGGCGACGCTTTTACTCTCCGGAGAGGGACAATTGAAGCCCGTTGTTTCAAATAGCCTGGGAAATCTGTCGATTCACTGACATTGCTGCTTGAGTCGCAAGCCTCGGTTGTGGGAAATGAGGTTCTATTGAATTTTCCATCCGAAGATAATTCTCGAGCCGTTGAATAAGGGCACGATTGACTCGGTGCCAGTGGCCATAGCCTGGAGGAGCTTCGGTGATTGCGGTTAGGGGTTATGATTGTTCGCGTGTAATAAAGGAAGGGAAGGAGGGTGGAGTCAGCGCTCGCACTTATTAGCTTGGATGGAATTGTGCGACGCATTTTGCTAGGCGAAACGATGTGAGCTCTGCGTCTTACAAGTTGTCGTTTGCGCAGCTCAAATAGCCCAAAAATTCTCGGCAGCAAGAGCTGGAGATATATACTTGCTGACTCATCAaatcttttttcttttttaagtCACGTGATATCGCGGTGTGACGTGACGCGACATGCGAACTGGGCGTGGCAGCAACCTGCTCTCATCAGGTCGCTGGGGATGAGACGGCCGGGGTATCAATTGGAGAAATCctttccccctttttctGTGTGTTGGATTTATTGGTGATAATCAATTCCTTTAGGACTGTTGAGCCTACGAAAAATCATGCCACGCACCAAGGAGGAGCCAGAGCTCTCGGAGTTCGAGAAGCAGCGCGCGGCGAATATCGCCGAGCGCGATGCGCTTCTGAAGAAACTAACACTTGAAGCCCAATCTGCAGGCATATTCTCCAAGCCGCCTGCCTCGAAATCTTCCTCCCAAACAAAGAAGAAACCCGCGCCGAAGAGAgttaagaaagaagatgaaccgCCTGTGCCACGGCGAATGTCCTCACGTCTCAGGGGGTTAGCGGCTGAAAGTGAGATCGCTAAGCGGAAAGCTGAGGATGAATACCAAGCAATGAAAGCAGCCGCTCAGGCCAAAAGGATGCGAATCTCCGGGGATTTGAACGTGGGAGATATCGTTGTGGGAGAAAATAAATGGAACGAGACAGGATTACAGGGGCTAGGCATCGTCAATTCAGCTCAAAGATATCAAAGGACATttggagaagaagacattaaAAAGACGACAAATAAAGAATTAAAGGAATTGAGGGAGAAAATGAGCGGCCTCCAGCTCTGGGAGCTCTGGGAGCCAAACCGTATGCCTCCTTTGCTGTCGCCCTCTCTCCACTTTACGGGAAATCTAACTCTCTTTAGGAATCAAAATTACGCGAGAAAGAATCTATTCCATGTTATTTCATCCCACTGAGTCAAAGCCCTTGATTTTTGCTGGTGATAAAACTGGACATCTGGGTATTTTGGACGCATCGCAGCAGCCTGACCAAAATGAGAGcgacgaggaagatgaaTACCCCGACCCAACAATCACAACTATAAAGCCTCATACAAACACTATTAGTGCCATGCACATTCACCCATCTGACCCTTCAAAACTTTACAGCGGGAGCTATGATAGCTCCATCCGCGCCCTGGATCTAGAAAAGTCAGTCGCAACTGAAGCATATGCACCGGCTTCTAACTCTGATGATGAGCCATTGTCAGGCATAGACATGGCTCCGACAGATCCCCATGTTCTTTACTTTACTACCTTAGACGGATTCTTCGGACGACATGATATGCGAGTGTCCAGCAAAGCGAACCCCGGCGATGGATCCGCTGTCACTTTCTACCAGCTCTCAGAGAAAAAGATTGGAGGATTTTCATTATGTCCTACCCAACCACACTACATGGCAACCGCATCGTTAGACAGAACCATGAAAGTGTGGGATCTGCGACATCTTTCCACTAAGCATCCCAAGCCCGTGGGCGAACACGAAAGCTCGCTGTCAGTTTCCCACGCAGCGTTCAACCAGAAAGGCCAAATTGCTACAACCTCTTACGATAACTCCATCAAAATCTACGACTTAGCTTCGAAAGGTCTGAAAGACTGGAAGCCAAACCATACACTCTCGGAGGACGAAATGGCGCCTGATGCTGTGATAAGACACAATTGCCAAACTGGAAAATGGGTTACAATGTACGTCCCTGCTCTCTCCATTCCTCTAATTGCACCCTTATAATCCGCGTTGAATTAACATGTCTTTATCGCGCTCGCAGTCTCCGCCCCCAATGGCAAGCGTGCCCGGATAGTCCCGTTGAGCGATTCTGCATCGGAAACATGAACCGGTTTGTGGACATATACACATCAACAGGGGAACAACTGGCCCAGTTAGGTGCAGATGTGATAACTGCTGTTCCGGCCGTTGCGGTGTTTCATCGGACTCAAAACTGGGTCGTTGGAGGTACGGGGAGCGCGAAGGTCTGCTTGTGGATGTAGAGAGCTTCATTCATTGTGCGGTTCCCacttttttgttttgtcaCTGTGAGCAGTACATGTAAAGGCTGGACCTCGCGAAGCTATACCAGATCCCTGTGTTCGCATTCCTTGCACCTGATACGAATTATATAGTAACACGTATTTTTGTCGATCGACTATGGCGGCACATAAAAGAGGATCCTTTAATGTAAAAGTACATGTTCCAAAATGGCTAATAACACCCGAGCTCCAGGTGTCTCAGTATCGCATTCTCTATGATGATGAACGGCAGTTATCAAAATGCATATATAAGATAAAACAATAGAAAAGCGTGACAGTGGCCCCGTTGGCTTGGCCTCGAAGAAAAATGGCAACGTCTGCAGCCTGCAGAACTGCAAGAGAGACCAAATCAATCAATGAGTATGGGATCTTCGCTAGAAGAGCCCTCATCTTGCACCGATTTTACTTTCTTCAAAATAGGATTCCACGGCTTGGAGAGTGGCGACAAACTCACTTGTAGAGGATTTGAGATGTCATTGAACGGTGTTCCCGTCCGTTCTCCAAGACTTAATGTCGAAATGCCAGTGCTAGTATCTTCAATCGATAAATCTTGCTCTAGCCGATACCGAGTTGTCGTAGTCGTTGTCACCACAGTGGCTGTGGAAGTGTTTACAACGATCTCAGAGACGCGCCGCTTTcgtttcttcttattcaaGCAAGTTTCGATGATCTCCTCTGTTTCTCCGTAAGGTGGGAGCGGTGGATTGCAAAGAGTCGCTTCACGGATCGATAAACCTAAAGCCAGAGCTACTTGACGCGCAACACTATTCCCGACAATCTTCCACTGATGCGCGGCTCGCCCGACCAGAACTTCTGAATCGGGATAGCCC
This window harbors:
- a CDS encoding uncharacterized protein (EggNog:ENOG410PFUE~COG:S~BUSCO:5375at33183), coding for MPRTKEEPELSEFEKQRAANIAERDALLKKLTLEAQSAGIFSKPPASKSSSQTKKKPAPKRVKKEDEPPVPRRMSSRLRGLAAESEIAKRKAEDEYQAMKAAAQAKRMRISGDLNVGDIVVGENKWNETGLQGLGIVNSAQRYQRTFGEEDIKKTTNKELKELREKMSGLQLWELWEPNRIKITRERIYSMLFHPTESKPLIFAGDKTGHLGILDASQQPDQNESDEEDEYPDPTITTIKPHTNTISAMHIHPSDPSKLYSGSYDSSIRALDLEKSVATEAYAPASNSDDEPLSGIDMAPTDPHVLYFTTLDGFFGRHDMRVSSKANPGDGSAVTFYQLSEKKIGGFSLCPTQPHYMATASLDRTMKVWDLRHLSTKHPKPVGEHESSLSVSHAAFNQKGQIATTSYDNSIKIYDLASKGLKDWKPNHTLSEDEMAPDAVIRHNCQTGKWVTILRPQWQACPDSPVERFCIGNMNRFVDIYTSTGEQLAQLGADVITAVPAVAVFHRTQNWVVGGTGSAKVCLWM